The window ctgctttttagtacactctCCAGATTTGtcatagggcttctcaggtggcacagtggttaagaatccacctgccaatgcaggagatgcagcagatgtgggtttgaacactgggtccggaagatcccctggggtaggaaatgacaacccactccagtgttcttatctggaaaactccatggtcagaggagcctggggtccagTGCatgaagtcagacatgactgagcaactgagcatgcacgcacacacacaggtttgtcatagctttccttccaaggagcaaacgtcctttaatttcatgcctgcagtcagcatccacagtgattttggagcccaagaaataaaatctgtcattgctttcagtttttccccttctatttgccatgaagtggtgggaccagatgtcatgatcttagttttttgaatattgagtttcaagcaaGCTTTTCACCctgctctttcaccctcatcaagaggccctttagttcctcttcactttctgacataagggtagtggcatctgcatatctgaggttgttgataatttctgccagcaatcttgattccagcttgtgattcatccagcccagcatttcacgtgatgtactctgcatagaagttaaataagcagggtgacaatatagccttgtcttactcctttcccaattttgaactagtcagttattccatgtaaggttctaactattgcttcttgacccacatacaggtttctcaggagacaggtaaggtggtctggtattccagtctctttaagaattttccacagtttattgtgatccacacaaagtcttttgtgtagtcaatgaagcagaagtagatgttttcctggaacatctttgctttctccatgatccatgAACTCATTTATGTAAAGGTTTTTATGGAGGTGtcattacataggcatgattgTTTAAGGTAATGGTCAATCTCTAATCCCTCTCCCCTCACCTGAGTTCAGGGGCTGGGCTGAATGTTCCAACCTTCTAATCCTACCTTGATCTTTCTTCAGACCAGCCCACGTCCTGAAGCTGTCTAGGGTCCCCAGCCACCATTCATCTCATTAGCATACAGAAGATACTCTCGTTACTCTGGAGATTCCAGGGATTTTAAGAACCAGGTACAAAGGCCAAATATTCATTGGTTTTCATTATATCACAGCTTATAAAAATCataagcctcatgatgaaggtgaaagatgagagttgAAAAATCTAGCTTAAAagtcaacagtcaaaaaactaagatcatggcatctggtcccatcacttcatggcaaatagatggggaaacaatggaaacagtgacagactttattttcatgggcttcaaaatggtgcagatggtgattgcagccatgaaatccttggaagaaaagctatgacaaacctagacagcatattaaaaagcagagatgttactttgctgataactgtccatatagtaaaagctatggtttttccagtagtcatgtacagatgtcagagttggaccataaagaaggctgagcactgaagaattgatgcttctgaactgtggtgttggagaagactcttgagagtcccttggacagcaagaagatcaaaccagtcaatcctaagggaaatcaattgtgaatattcattggaaggactgatgctgaagctaaagctccaatactttggccacccaatgggaACTCACTGAAACTCActgaaaaagcccctgatgccaggaaagattgaaggcaggagaagaaggggacaacacaggatgggatggttggatggcatcaccgtttcaatggacataagtttgagcaaactccgggagatggtgaaggacaggggagcctggtgtgctgcagtccatgaggttgcaaagagttgggcatgactgagtgattgaacaacagcaacaataagaaTCATCCCAAGAATGTCCTTAAACCAAGGGTCCTTCTGCCCTCTGCTTGGGCAGAGTTCTTGGACATGCCAAAAAGGATGCAGCAATTTGAACATTACTTCTTACAGCCACATAATCGGAATTCTTAAACGTATTTGTATTTCCTTTGTAGTTCCATACTACATTTTTATGATGGTAAGTTTCTTAACAGTTTTTATTGCCAGAAGAGTGTGAGATTTGTCCATCTAAGAATCAGAGTATCTTCAATCCCTTCATAATCAAAGACCACCACCTCAAAGGCCACCCACACTTTAAGTGctctagttttgttttcatgGATCTGACCTAGATTTCATATGTACATTGGGACCAAAAAGGCATTGAGTTAAAAGCACACATTCTTGTCAGACCTAGATTTGAATCTTCATTCTGCATCTTGGGGAATTTCTAAACCTCAATCTCGTCATttgtaaatgggaaaaaaatagtgTCCCTGTCACAGGATTGGTTTGAAGCCTAAGTCAGAAAATGCACTCAAAGGATTTAACTAAGTAATTGCACACAAAGTCATCATTCGAAAATGTAAGCCATTGTAATACACATATATGGCAAGAAGGAATTCTCGTTTTTAAAGCCATAATTAAGACTTTATGCACAATTTTAtactttatagattatatttagaaattattgATTAGGTTGACCTATAACTTGTATGGTCTTGGAGTGCTGATGGCTTAAGAAATTGATATATCCCTTTTGGAAGTGAATAAGGCAACAAAGTAGCAGGAAGCAATGATGTCTGGGACAACACTGATCCCCTCTGTAAGTTCTTCCTAAGGAAATAAATTCATGGATGCAAAAAGCTCTATTTATGTGAATTTAAGAGACAGCAGAAAAACACTCTGAAACAATATTTCTGGACATTgcaattaagaaaacattttactaAAATGAAAGTTCATGAATCTGATGGAATAGCACACAGCTGGTTGACTACCTTATTATATGGTTTCAACTAACACAAAATGAATACAACAGGACAATTGTTAGAAAGTTAGAatatgtttttctattaaatgaaaAGTCAGAATACTCTCACAGACCGGAAGGCAAGACATCAAATTGAAAACAGTTGTGTTGGGATGGTAGGATTGCTGGTCATGGTTTCctaacctcattttaaaaataagaacatttaacaacaacaaaacaaacaatccaaccTGAAAATGGGCAGAacgcctaaatagacatttcttcaacgaagacatacaaatggccagtaggcacatgaaaacatgctcgaCATCGctaattattgctgctgctgctgctgctaagtcacttcagtcgtgtccgactctgtgtgaccccatagatggcagcccaccaggcttccccgtccctgggattctcgaggcaagaacactggagtgggttgccatttccttctctagtgcgtgaaagtgaaaagtgaaagtgaagtcgctcagtcgtgtccgactcctagcgaccccatggactgcagaccaccaggcccctccatccatgggattttccgggcaagagtactggagtggggtgccattgccttctccgcactaattattagagaaatgcaaatcgaaactacatgaagtaccacctcacaaaagtcaaaatggccatcaataaagtctacaaataacaaatgctggagagggtgtggagaaaaaggaaccctgctacactgttggtgggaatgtaaattggtgcagccactatggaaagcagtatggaggttccttagaaaacgaaaagtagaattaccatatgatccagcaatcccactgttgggaaTATATCCAGACAGTACtataattcaaagagatacatgcacccctatgttcatagcagcactattcacaatagccaagacatggaaacaatctatatGTCCATTGAGAGAtgtacagataaagaagatgcagtacatatatacaatggaatactactcagccataataaggaacaaaataatgccatttgcagcaacacggatgcaactagagattatcctactgaatgaagtaagtcagaaagagaaagacaaatgccatatgatgccatttatatatggaatctaaaatatgacacaattgAACTTATCAATGAAgcactcacagacagaaaacagacttgtgattgccaacagggtgggggtggggatggaggaggaatGGACTGGTAGTTTGGTGTtaatagatgcaaactattatgtatagaatGTATGGACAACAATGTCctattgtatagtacagggaactacattcaatgtcctgggataaaccataatggaaaaaaacataaaaagaatgtgtgtatacatacacacacacacacacacacacacatatatatgcctgtctgtctggaggagagcatggcaagccactccaatattcttgcctggagaatcccatggacagaggagcctggtgagctacagtttctagggtcgcacagagtcagacacgactaaagcaacagCGCACATGCACGCATGAATGTATGTGTAACTGAGCcacattattgtacagcagagattCACACACTGTAGGTCaactatttcaattaaaaaaatagaggaacAAAATAGGGCCAGTACCAGGTGCAGTTGGTCCCCTTCAATCCAATGGGTCCAGCCTCTGTTCTTCTTTTCCCCCTTCTGCACACAGGTGAGTCTGTCATTGTCCCAGGTGACCAAACTCTGCATGAGGGATCGGAGAAAATACTTATTTGCTCTGGCAGCATACTCAGATATGACTAGAGAAGATGTCAAGGACCTTGCAAAACTAAAAGTCTATGTCATGACTTTAATTTTTGCCTTGCGCGCTTCCCTgttggctccgtggtaaagactccacctgccaatgcaggagacacaggttcgatctctgatcgGGGAAAATCCCACACGCCTCGGAgtaactaaacccatgcaccacaactgttgagcctgtgctctagagactgagagccacaactactgagcccatgtgccttagaacctgtgctctgcaacaagagaagccaccacaatgagaacgctttgcattgcaactagagagtagccacaatcgccacaaccagagaaaacaaCCCacatggcaacaaagacccagcgcagccaaaactaaataaataatttttaccttGCATTTTCTGTTATCCACGCCTTTGTTATCCTCATCAAATTCTTCTCCAACTTTAAATTTCACAACATAGTTCCTGAAGGTGCTGTTCGTGTGGATGGTAAAAGAATCCCCATTCTGTTCAATCACTTTCTGTGGCTTCAGCATCTTGGCTATCTTACGAGTGGCAAAGTcaatatcttaaaaataattttttagaaagaaaagacatttaaaCATTTACTTGAGACGCAAAAGTTAAGGATTTGGCAGCTGGCCTCAAAATCATTGCATCTGATGGCCAGTGTTTCTCAGGGTTTTGGTATAGACAGTTCCCATTCAGTGGCTTTGAACGCATTATGAACTAGAGGTAAAGGctgcttattttgtttatttgctttaatacttatttatttggctgccttgagTCTTAGTTAGCAACaggtgggatcttcaatcttccttgtggcatgtggaatgtttaattgtggcatgcaactcttagttgcagcatgtggactctagtttcctgaccagggattgaatcagggctccctgcattgacagcgcagtcttagccactagaccagcagggaagtcacaaggttgctattttaaatagagaaaaagtgaaagtcattcagttgtgtctgactctctgtgactgcatggacttatcagtccatggaatttccaggccagaatactggagtgggttcccttctccaggggatcttcccaaccccaggattgaacccaggtctccaacattgcaggcagattctttatcagctgagccaccaggaggcaAAGTGCAATTTTAGCCAGAGCTGGGGGAGGTGACAAAGTGAGTGGTGAGCTGTGCAGATCTTGGGAGGAAAGAAGTGtaggactggagaaggaaatggcaacccactccagttttcttgcctggagacccccatggagtctggtgtgctacagtcagaggggtcacagagtcggacactacttagcaactgaccAGCAACAGCAAGTGTACAATAGAGCTCACTAGAACTCTCAGGAAGTGCCTGTCAGATGGTCTCAGGAACCTTCAGGAGCCTGAGGTGGCTGGAGAAGAATAGGGAGaatgaggaggaggggaggacctAAAGATGAGATTCAGGGTAGCATAAGGGACCATCGGGCTTTAATTCAGAGCATGATGGAGTTGGATGGGAGCCACTGGAATATTTAGAGCAGGTGACATGATCTCATTGGCAGGCAGCCACAACTGCTGGCTTGTCATCCTGAACATTCCTATGAGTCACGGGACATGGTTCTCCTATTTAGGGAATGTCCTGTTCATGTAGAATGAAGTTTCAGGAATCATTTCAGAGATTTATGTACTTCATTGCAGATACCTTGGTCCCAGAATTGTCCCTGTTTTAACTTGTTTGCCTAATAGATTCATTTGTTTCTGACATGACTGGCCCTCAGAGCTAGGTGTGCTTTTCAGGGCTGGGTGCCTCACATCTCCATTTCCAGCCTAGAAAATGTGGCCAAGCCCTTCACAGGGCTCCATGAGCATCGTATTAGCCCctacccatttctttttttttttttttttttaatgtattttttggctgcaccacacagcttgcaggtTATTAGTTTCCCCAAACGTAGGATTGAACCCCGGGCCCTccgcagtgaaagtgctgagtcttaaccagtggatcaccagggagCTTCCAGTTCTACTCATTTCTAAGCTTGGTGATAGTGTGAATG is drawn from Bubalus kerabau isolate K-KA32 ecotype Philippines breed swamp buffalo chromosome 5, PCC_UOA_SB_1v2, whole genome shotgun sequence and contains these coding sequences:
- the RBP7 gene encoding retinoid-binding protein 7, giving the protein MPSDLSGTWNLLSSDNVEGYMRALDIDFATRKIAKMLKPQKVIEQNGDSFTIHTNSTFRNYVVKFKVGEEFDEDNKGVDNRKCKSLVTWDNDRLTCVQKGEKKNRGWTHWIEGDQLHLELFCEGQVCKQMFQRA